The DNA sequence CCCCGAGGGCTTCATCCGCACCGGCACCGACGTCGCCGTGCAGACCCTCGCGCAGTGGCAGGGCCTGGGTCGCGAACCGCTCCCCTTCGAGACGTCGGCGCCGCGCGTGTTCGCGGCCGGCGATGTGCGCAGGGGATCGATGAAGCGCGTCGCCGCGGCGGTCGGCGAGGGATCGAGCGCGGTGGCGTCCGTCCACCGCGCGCTGGCCTACTGAGGACCGGTCTACCGAGGAGAGAGATGAGCACCGACATCGATGTGAACGTCGCACCGTCCGGCACCGGATGCGTCGAGTGCGACCGACAGGACGGCTTCTGGGTGCATCTGCGCCGCTGCGCGGCGTGCGGGCACGTGGGATGCTGCGACACCTCCCCCGGTCAGCATGCGACGGCGCACTTCCGGGAGACCGGCCACCCGCTCATCCAGAGCTTCGAGCCGGGCGAGGACTGGTACTGGGACTACACCGACGAGACAGTCGTCGACGGGCCGGAGCTCGCGGCACCGACCAGCAGGCCGCAGGACCAGCCCTCCCCCGGACCCGCCGGCCGCGTGCCCGTCAACTGGCGCGAGCTCATCCACACCTGACCGACCCGGGACTGCCGCGCGGCGCCGAGCGCCGCCTACGATGGGGCCATGGCCGACAAGCCGCAGTGGCTGATCCGCGAGGACGCGAGCGTCCCCGTGCTGGTCGCGCTCGCACTGCGTCAGGCCCTCGGCATCCGCGCCCCCGACGATCTGCCCAGCCTCCGCGACCTGCCGGTGCGGGCTCCCGACGCGACCGATGTGACCCCCGCTCTCGAGAAGCAGTGGCGTGACTACTGGGACATGACGGTCGAGCCGCGCGCGCATCCGTCCGGCGTTCCGCTGGAACTCGTCGACGGGTTCGACACGCTCGTCGCCCTCCCCGCATCGGGCGCGGAGGAGCTGGTCGACGCGATCGGGCCGCACGCGGCATCCGCCCTGCACTTCGCCCGGGTCGCGCACGACCGCTACCTGTCGTCGATCCGCAGCTCGGTGGGCACCCGCACGGCCGGGGGCACGGCGAACGGAGAGTCCTACCGCGCCTACGCCAGCGCGATCGCGGAGTTCGAGCGCGACATCGGGCGACGGGCGCACTCGTTCGAGCTGAACGTGCAGGTGCTGCCGTTCTCGCAGCGCGGCATCTGGTGGATCGGGGCGCTCACCGTGGCCGTGACCGACGGGCTGCGCCGCGACGTCGTGTCGTTCGACTCGGCGATCAGGCCGATCATCGCCGAGCTCGCCTGACGGGTGCTCCGGCGATGCGGCGCGCGGTCAGTCGTTCGTGACGATGGTCTCGTGCTCGACGCGCACGACGCGGTCGTGGCGACGGGACATCCGCTCGAAGATCAGACCGACGACACCGCCGAGGGCGAGTCCGATCGGGACGGTCCACAGCAGCAGGAACCCGAAGACCTGGCCGGGCGGGTAGACGACGTTCACGGCGTCGGACGGCTCGTAACTGCCGATGAGCGTGAGGATGCCGGCCACGATGATGCCGACGACGACGCCGATCCCCATGAACACGCCGTAGCGCGGTACGCGACGGACAGTCGCCTCGACCGTCTCGGGGGAGTGCTGGGATGCCATGCGTCCATTGTCCCACCGTCGGCTGTGCAGCGGCACCGGATGCAGAGCACCGCCCTCCCCGCGTCCGCTGCGGGAAGGGCGGTGCGGTCTGCTGGTCAGGCTCCCGTCGTGGCGTCCGCGCCCTCCGCGTTCGCCCGGTTGCGTCGGGCGATGAGCACGCCGGCGCCGGCACCGAGGGCGACGATCACGAGACCGCCCACGATCCACGGCCATACCGGTGCGCCCTCCACGTCGGCGACGGCGGTGACGGATGCCGCGGCTGCGGTGCCCTGCGACTCCTCCTCCGGCTCGTCCTCCGCCGCGACGCCGCACGCCGCGGGGACCGGGATCGACGCCGTCACCGGGTCGAGCTCCTCGCCGGCGCCGTATGTGCCGAAGGCGGCGGCCCCTGCCTCGGTGAGCGTGGCCGGCAGCGCGGTGAGCGACAGCATCCCGTCGACGACCGCGGAGTCGCCGAGCGCGAACTCCGCGAAGCGGACGCCCTGCTGATCGACCCCCTGCCCGTCCTGGGTGGTGCCGAGCACGTCGAACACCAGGTAGCCGGTGTCTCCGGCCAGTTCGAGGCGCGCGTTCGACAGCGTCGTGTTCAGGGCGCCGCCGTGCCCCGTGAACGCGATGCTCCCCCCGAACCCGACGAGTCCGGTGAGCGTCTGGTCGTCGAACGAGCCGGTGCCGTTCTCCCAGACGTACTCGGGGTAGCGGTAGTCGACGTCGGTGAGGGTCCAGCCGCCGGCGGCGATGCCCTCGATGTACGTGCGGAAGGACTCCTTGAAGCCCCACTGCAGCGTCGCGCCCTCGACCGTGCACTGCCCGATCGCGGCCGTCGCACGGGTGAGCGTGAACTCGAGCCCGTGCGAGACCGAGCCCTGGAGCGTCAGCGTGTGCGCCCCGTCCTCGAGCGTCGCCGGCAGTGAGCCCGACCAGGTCGCGACGCCCGAGGAATCGGCGTCGACGGACCCCAGCAGCACGGGCGTCGAATAGACCACGACCTGGATGCCCGTCTCGTTCGGACGGAACCCGGATGCCGAGATCGTGGCCGCCCCGCCGGACTGCAGCGCCGCGAGGTTCGCCTCGTCGATCTGGATGCCGGTGGTCGCCGGAGGCGTCGCGGGGATCGCGGTCTTGGCTTTGGTGACCGCCGCCGCGACGGTGCCCGTGGTCCCCGCCGGGGCTGCCGCGACCGAGCCGATCGTGAACGTCACCGGGTCGAGAGAGGTCGAGTAGCCCGAGAGCACGCGGTCACGCCCCTGGGCCGTGAGCGTCGCGGGAGCGCCGGAGTAGGTGACCGCACCGTTCGCGGTCACGACGACGGCGCGCGACAGATCGAGCGTCGCGAACGGCACCTGGGCGCCGGCGTGCGTCACCGACAGCGTCGCCGCGGTCGCCGAGGTCACGGTGATCTGCGGGTTGGAGACCGTGACGTCGAGCACGCCGCCGTGACCGGTGAAGCGCACCGCGCCCTGGTAGACGACGCTGCCGAGCCCGCTGGCGGCGCTGTAGTCGCCGCCGACCGTCTGTCCGAACTGGAACATCCCGCCCGATCGGGTCGCCCCGCCGGAGACCTCGATCGCGCCCTTGGCGATCCCGCCTGTGACGTAGCTCGTGAACGACGACGAGATCGCCCACCGCAGCGACCCGCCGGGCACGGGCACGCCGGGCGCCGTGGGCTGCGTCGTCGGCGGGGTCGTCGGCGGCACCTCGACGATCGGTCCGAGCAGGGCGTCCCACTGCTGCGGCGTGATGGTCACGGCGCTGCGTCCGTAGATGGTCTGCGCGGTCGGCATGGTGTGCTGCTGCCAGGCGATGACCTCGTAGGTCTTGGCGCGGTCGAGCAGCTTCGCGGCGGCCGTGAGGTCGACCGAGAACTCGCCGCCGGTGATCGGCCGCACGTATTGCATGGCCGCGAAGCCGCCGCCGGCGGTGACGTCGGCCTCGGTGCCGGTCTCGATGAGTGCGACGTAGGCGCCGGTGGCGGCGCCGAGCCGAGAGCCCGTCGCGTGGACGACGAGTCCGCCCGCGGCGGTCGCCGAGGTGACGGTCGAGGTGATCGTCGGCGCGGTGCCGTAGTTCAGCGGCACGCTGCGCTCCTGCGCCGCGTTGACCACGCCGCCTGCTCCGTAGGTGTACACGCCGTACGCGCCGGGGGCGGCTGCGGCGTCCTTCAGCGTCAGAGTGGCCTGGAAGGTGCCGTCGGCGGCGATGTCGACCCACTGTCCGCGGATCGCGGCCTGGTACTGGGCCGGCACCTGGTCGAGCACCGACTCGGCGAGCGCCCAGGCCTGTGCTCCGACGGAGCGGGTGGAGCCGGCTGCGCCGGTCGAGGGCTGCCACTGCGACGCGAAGTTGCCGAACACGACGTAGGTGCCCTGCGGGAGGTTCGAGGGGATCGGGACACCGCGGCCGCCGACGTTCGCCGTCGGGTCGTAGCCGGTGCCCTTCACGACCACGGTGTCGCCGGCCTTCAGCGCCGTGGTGCCCGCCGGCGTCGTGCCGTCGGCGAGGAACACCGTGATCGCTGGCTCCGCGGGGGCGATCGTGTTCCAGATCGCGTCGCTGATCGCGACCGGAGTGCGGGCGAGGATCGTCTGCGCGTTCGGCATGGTGTGCTGCTGCCAGACGATGACCTCGTAGGTCTTCGTGCGGTCGAGGGAGGCCGCCTTCGCCGTGAGGTCGACGGTGAACGCGCCGCCCGAGACCGAGCGGACGTACTGCATGGCCGCGAAGCCCCCGCCCGCGGTGACCTGAGCCTCGGTGCCGGTCTCGATGACCGCCGCGTACACGCCGGTGACGCTGCCGAAGCCCGAACCGGTCACGGTCGTGGTGACGCCGGGATCGCCTGTCGCGAGCGCGGCTGCGGCGGTGATCTTCGGGGCGACCGAGTAGTTCAGGGCGACGCTGCGCTCCTGCGCGGCATTCGTGACGCCACCTGCGCCGTACGTGTAGATGCCGTAGGCGCCGGGGGTGGTCTTGGTGTCGTGGAGCGTCAGAGTGGCCTGGAAGGTGCCGTCCGCGGCGATGTCGACCCACTGCCCGCGGATCGCGGCCTGGTACTGCGCAGGAACCTGGTCGAGCACAGACTCGGCGAGCGCCCACGCCTGCGAACCCACCGAACGGGTCGACGACGCCGCGCCCGTCGAGGGCTGCCACTGCGACGCGAAGTTGCCGAACACGACATAGGTGCCCTGCGGAAGCGTCGCGGGGATCGGAACGCCCCGGCCGCCGACGTTCGCCATCGGGTCGTAACCCGACCCCTTCACGACCACGGTGTCACCCGTCTTCAGCGCCGCGGTGCCCACAGGCGTCGTGCCGTCGGCGAGGAACACCGCGATCGAGGGAGCGGCCGGCTCGGGAGTCGTGCCGGGATCGGTGCCCGGGTCCGTCCCGGGATCGGTGCCCGGGTCCGTGCCGGGATCGGTGCCCGGGTCCGTCCCGGGGTCGGTGCCCGGGTCCGTCCCGGGATCGGTGCCCGGTTCCGTCCCGGGGGCGGGCGTCGCGGGCGGGAACACGGCATCCCACTGCGAGCCCGAGATCGCGACGTCGCCGCGGGCGTAAATGGTGTCGGCGTTCGGCACGGAGTGCTGCTGCCAGACGAGCACCTCGTAGACCTGCGTGCGGTCGAGCTTGTCGGCCGGAGCGGTCAGCGTGAAGGAGCTCGCGCCGGCGTCGACCGCGGGGAACGGCGTCGCGAATGCGGCGTAGCCGCCACCAGGGCCCGACAGTCCGCTCTCCGTGCCCTTGACGATGAGGGCGGCGTAGACGCTGGCGACGTCGGGGAGTCCGCTCGCCTCGACCTGCACGGTCAGGCCGCTCGTGCCGGCGGAGGTGACGGAGGCCGCGACCGACCCGCTCGCGGCGTGCGCCGGGGGCACGATCACCGCGCCGGCGGCTATCAGGAGGAAGGAGACGAGGGCGGCGAGAAGCACGCGGATGCGGCTGCTCCCCGGGGATGCGATGGCTGTGTCGTTCACGGTTCTCCAGGCGCCGGGCGCGCGAAAGGGGGTACGCGCCAGCGGTGCCGCTGTGCAGTCGAGCGAAGGGTGATTGTTGGTTAGGCTTAGCTAAGTAAGCGCTGGTCCCGAGACTAGAGGCGGCGATGAGATCCCGTCAAGTTTTAGGATAGCCTTGCCTAATGCGCCGCATCCCTGCCGTCCTCCTCGCTGCCGCGCTCGCCCTCGGTCTCGCCTCCTGCGCGACGCCCGGACCCGCGACGCCGCAGCACGCGGAAGAGGTCGACGCCTGCCCCCAGGCATCCGCACCGCTCTCGTCCCTCGACCTCGTCGACGACGTGCGCTCCGCGACCGGCGTCTCGACCGCCTGCCTCTCCAGTCACGCGATCGAGCCGGTCGCCGACGACACCGCGCCCGCCCTGCCGGTCACGGTCACGGACGCCGAGGGGCGCGAGGTCGAGATCAGCGAGGTCGACCGCATCCTGCCGATAGACATCTCGGGCACGATCGCGTCGACCGTGTTCGCCCTCGGACTCGGCGACCAGGTCGTCGGACGCGACTCGTCGACGCAGTTCGCCGGCACGGAGGACCTTCCGGTCGTGACGAAGACCGGTCACACGCTCAACGCCGAGGCGATCCTCGAGCTCGCCCCCACCGTCATCCTCACCGACACCACGATCGGCCCCAAGGAGGTTCGCCAGCAGCTGCGCGACGCGGGCATCGCGGTCGTCGTCATCTCCGGCGATCGACGCCTCGACACCACCGACGAGCTCGTCACCGAGATCGCCGCAGCGCTCGGAGTGCCGTCGCGAGGCGAGGCCCTCATCGAACGGCTGGATGCCGATCTCGAGGCGTCCCTCGCCGAGATCGCCGAGGTGGTCCCCGCATCGGTCGACGACCGCGCACGGATGCTGTTCCTCTACGTGCGCGGGAGCGCGAACGTGTACTACATCTTCGGCGAGGACTCCGGTGCCGACTCGCTCATCGACGCGGTCGGCGGAGTCGACGTGGCCGGTGAGATCGGCTGGCAGGGCATGAAGCCCATGACCGCCGAGGCGCTCGTCGCCGCCCAGCCCGATGTGCTGGTGATGATGACCGACGGGCTCGAATCCGTCGGCGGCGTCGACGGGCTCCTGGAGCGCATCCCTGCGATCGCGCAGACTCCAGCCGGCGCGAACCGTCGCGTGATCGACATGGCAGACAGCGAGATCCTCAGCTTCGGACCGCGGTCGGCCGAGGTGATCGGCGCGATCGCTCGCGCGCTCTACGCTCCCGATGCCGCCGAGTCCGCGAAGTGACCGGCGAAGTCGTCACCCGCACCCCGGCCACCCATCGGGGTCTGCGTTTCACCCTCGTCGTCGTCGGACTCGTCGCAGCCCTCGTCGTCACCTGCATCGCCTCGATCACGAGCGGTCAGTACGCCCTCTCCCCCACCGACCTCCTGGGCGTACTCCTCAAGGGCGTGGGCATCGACACCGCGTGGGCGCCGACCTCGGCCGCCGACTACGGAGTCATCTACAACCTCCGACTGCCGCGGCTCGCACTCGGCATCCTCGTCGGGGCCGCCCTCGCCGTCTCCGGCGTGCTCATGCAAGCGATCTTCGGCAACCCGCTGGCGGATGCCGGAGTGGTCGGAGTCTCCTCCGGCGCGGCACTGGGAGCGGCGGCGAGCATCACCCTCGGACTCGCGTCGTTCGGCATGTGGACGACGCCCGTGTTCGCGTTCCTCGGCGGGCTCGCCGCGGTGCTCGCCGTCTACTTCATCAGCCGATCCGGCGGACGGACCGAAGTCGTCACGCTGCTGCTCACCGGCATCGCCATCAACGCGATCGCCGGAGCCGGCATGGCCTTCCTCACGTTCCTGGGCACCACGTCGACACGCGAGCAGATCGTGTTCTGGCAGCTCGGCTCGCTCAACGGCGCCCTCTGGTCGAACGCCGCGCTCGTCGCCCCCCTGGTCGCGGTCGGGGTGATCGTGGCGCTGCTCGTCGCCGGGCGCCTCGACCTCTTCGCCCTCGGCGAGCGCACCGCACGGCACCTCGGCGTGAACGTCGAGGCTCTGCGGATGGTGGTCATCGTGACGGTGGCGGTGCTCGTGTGCGCGGCGGTCGCCTTCGCGGGCATCATCGGGTTCGCGGGGCTCGTCGTCCCCCATCTCATGCGGATGCTGATCGGTCCGGCCCACCTGCCGCTCGTGATCTCGTCGGCGCTCGGCGGGGCGTTGCTGATCGCGCTCGCCGACCTCGTCGCCCGCACCGCGGTGCCGCTGGCAGACTTACCGATCGGCATGATCACCTCGCTGGTCGGCGGGCCGTTCTTCCTCTGGCTGCTCGTACGAACGCGCCGTCGCTCGGGCGGCTGGGCGTGAACGCGACAGAGGGCGCCGTGCGGCTGCAGGCTCGCGGTGTGACGATGCGCATCGGAGGAGCGCGCGCCATCCTCGACGATGCGTCGATCGACGTCAGGGCGGGCGAGATCCATGCCCTCGTCGGACCCAACGGAGCCGGCAAGTCGACGCTGTTCGGTGTGCTCGCCGGCGACCTCGTCCCGCTCGCGGGAGACGTGCTCCTCGACGGGACGCCGCTCGCCGGCATCCGCTCGCCCGACCTCGCCCGCGCCCGCGCGGTGCTGCTGCAGGAGAACGCGGTCTCGTTCCCGTTCACCGCCGAGCAGGTCGTGCGCATGGGACGGGCGCCGTGGGCGCGCACCGACGCCGCAGAGGACGACGATCAGCGCGTGGCCGCCGCGATGGCCGCGACCGAGGTCACGGCGCTCGCGACGCGCCCGGTGACCTCGCTGTCGGGCGGAGAGCGCGCCCGCGTGGCGCTCGCCAGGGTGATCGCTCAGAGCACCGGCATCCTGCTGCTCGACGAGCCGACCGCCGCACTCGACCTCAAGCATCACGAAGACGTCATGCGACTCGTGCGCGGACAGGCGGATGCCGGCGACGCCGTCGCCCTCGTGCTGCACGATCTCAACGCGGCGCTCGCGCACGCCGACCGGGTCACCCTGCTCGCCGACGGACGCGTCGCCGCCACGGGCACCCCGGCCGAGGTGCTGACCGCCGAGCGGATCCAGGCCGTCTACGGTCAGCCGGTCGACGTCTTCCCGCATCCTGTCACGGGCGTGCCTCTCGTCGTCGCCCGGCGGTGACCCTCCGGGCGGTTTCGAATCGCTTGATGTGCAACTCCGACGCCGCCACAACGGTAAATCAAGCGATCTGAAACCCCGGGGGGGGGTCAGGGACGCAGCGGCAGCACGTCGAGCAGGTCGGCCCGCGTGCCGGAGGCGTGGATGCGGCCGGCGGTCTCGGCATCCGTCCAGTGCTCGACGCCCGTGGCGACGGCGATCCAGGTCGCGGCATCCATCTCGACGACGTTCGGAGGAGTGCCGCGGGTGTGGCGCGGACCCTGGATGACCTGCACGGCCCCGAACGGCGGGACGCGCACCTCGACGCTGTTGCCCGGCGCCTTCTCGTCGAGCAGCTGCAGCAGGTAGCGCACGGCGGTGGCGAGGTCGTTCCTGGCCGGCTTCTCCCCCGCCGACTCCGCAGCCCGCACGGCGTCGAGCGCGGTGCGTCCGTCGATGATGTCGATCTTGCGAGGGGGCATGGGATCCAGGGTACGCCGCGCCTCGGCATCCCTCTCCCGTCGCAGAATCGCGCCCGTGTCGCAGGAATCAGGCTTGTCCGTGCGACGCGGGCGCGTTTCTGCGACCAGGGCGCACGCCGCCCGGGCTCGCCGCGGGCATAGGCTCGAGACGATGACCGAGAACCCCGAGACCCTGCACGGCGCGCGGGCCGAGCTGATCGCCGCGGCGCAGCGTGCGGACGGGTGGGCGAAGCCGTTCCCGCCGCTCGTGGGCGACGCGCATCCGGCATCCGTGCTCGTGCTGTTCGGACGCCTCGACAGCACCCCCGCGCGGACCGACGAGGCCACGGTCGCCGCCGACCTCGACGTGCTGCTGCAGCGACGTGCCGCGACGCTGTCGTCGCATCCCGGACAGGTGTCGTTCCCCGGCGGACGCCGGGAGGAGCAGGATGCCGACGCCGTCGCCACCGCGCTGCGCGAGGCGCAGGAGGAGACCGGCCTCGACCCCGCGGGCGTCGAGGTGCTCGCCACGCTCGGCGAGCTGCCCCTCGCCGCGAGCAACCACGTCGTCACGCCCGTGCTGGCCTGGTGGCGGTCTCCGTCGCGCGTCGCGGCGGTCGACCACGCCGAGACGGTCGAGGTGTTCCGCGTACCCGTCGCGCAGCTGCTCGATCCGGAGACCCGCTTCACGTCCCGTCTGCACCGGTTCGGCCGCACCTGGCGCGGCCCCGCCTTCGACGTCGACGGCACGGTCGTGTGGGGATTCACGGCCATGGTGCTCGACGCGCTGTTCGACGCGGCGGGGTGGACGCAGGACTGGGACCGCTCCGTCGAGCGCCCGATCGAC is a window from the Microbacterium sp. LWO14-1.2 genome containing:
- a CDS encoding UBP-type zinc finger domain-containing protein, whose protein sequence is MSTDIDVNVAPSGTGCVECDRQDGFWVHLRRCAACGHVGCCDTSPGQHATAHFRETGHPLIQSFEPGEDWYWDYTDETVVDGPELAAPTSRPQDQPSPGPAGRVPVNWRELIHT
- a CDS encoding potassium transporter Trk, with translation MASQHSPETVEATVRRVPRYGVFMGIGVVVGIIVAGILTLIGSYEPSDAVNVVYPPGQVFGFLLLWTVPIGLALGGVVGLIFERMSRRHDRVVRVEHETIVTND
- a CDS encoding ABC transporter substrate-binding protein, whose protein sequence is MRRIPAVLLAAALALGLASCATPGPATPQHAEEVDACPQASAPLSSLDLVDDVRSATGVSTACLSSHAIEPVADDTAPALPVTVTDAEGREVEISEVDRILPIDISGTIASTVFALGLGDQVVGRDSSTQFAGTEDLPVVTKTGHTLNAEAILELAPTVILTDTTIGPKEVRQQLRDAGIAVVVISGDRRLDTTDELVTEIAAALGVPSRGEALIERLDADLEASLAEIAEVVPASVDDRARMLFLYVRGSANVYYIFGEDSGADSLIDAVGGVDVAGEIGWQGMKPMTAEALVAAQPDVLVMMTDGLESVGGVDGLLERIPAIAQTPAGANRRVIDMADSEILSFGPRSAEVIGAIARALYAPDAAESAK
- a CDS encoding zinc-binding alcohol dehydrogenase, with the protein product MADKPQWLIREDASVPVLVALALRQALGIRAPDDLPSLRDLPVRAPDATDVTPALEKQWRDYWDMTVEPRAHPSGVPLELVDGFDTLVALPASGAEELVDAIGPHAASALHFARVAHDRYLSSIRSSVGTRTAGGTANGESYRAYASAIAEFERDIGRRAHSFELNVQVLPFSQRGIWWIGALTVAVTDGLRRDVVSFDSAIRPIIAELA
- a CDS encoding sterol carrier family protein → MPPRKIDIIDGRTALDAVRAAESAGEKPARNDLATAVRYLLQLLDEKAPGNSVEVRVPPFGAVQVIQGPRHTRGTPPNVVEMDAATWIAVATGVEHWTDAETAGRIHASGTRADLLDVLPLRP
- a CDS encoding HtaA domain-containing protein produces the protein MNDTAIASPGSSRIRVLLAALVSFLLIAAGAVIVPPAHAASGSVAASVTSAGTSGLTVQVEASGLPDVASVYAALIVKGTESGLSGPGGGYAAFATPFPAVDAGASSFTLTAPADKLDRTQVYEVLVWQQHSVPNADTIYARGDVAISGSQWDAVFPPATPAPGTEPGTDPGTDPGTDPGTDPGTDPGTDPGTDPGTDPGTDPGTTPEPAAPSIAVFLADGTTPVGTAALKTGDTVVVKGSGYDPMANVGGRGVPIPATLPQGTYVVFGNFASQWQPSTGAASSTRSVGSQAWALAESVLDQVPAQYQAAIRGQWVDIAADGTFQATLTLHDTKTTPGAYGIYTYGAGGVTNAAQERSVALNYSVAPKITAAAALATGDPGVTTTVTGSGFGSVTGVYAAVIETGTEAQVTAGGGFAAMQYVRSVSGGAFTVDLTAKAASLDRTKTYEVIVWQQHTMPNAQTILARTPVAISDAIWNTIAPAEPAITVFLADGTTPAGTTALKAGDTVVVKGTGYDPTANVGGRGVPIPSNLPQGTYVVFGNFASQWQPSTGAAGSTRSVGAQAWALAESVLDQVPAQYQAAIRGQWVDIAADGTFQATLTLKDAAAAPGAYGVYTYGAGGVVNAAQERSVPLNYGTAPTITSTVTSATAAGGLVVHATGSRLGAATGAYVALIETGTEADVTAGGGFAAMQYVRPITGGEFSVDLTAAAKLLDRAKTYEVIAWQQHTMPTAQTIYGRSAVTITPQQWDALLGPIVEVPPTTPPTTQPTAPGVPVPGGSLRWAISSSFTSYVTGGIAKGAIEVSGGATRSGGMFQFGQTVGGDYSAASGLGSVVYQGAVRFTGHGGVLDVTVSNPQITVTSATAATLSVTHAGAQVPFATLDLSRAVVVTANGAVTYSGAPATLTAQGRDRVLSGYSTSLDPVTFTIGSVAAAPAGTTGTVAAAVTKAKTAIPATPPATTGIQIDEANLAALQSGGAATISASGFRPNETGIQVVVYSTPVLLGSVDADSSGVATWSGSLPATLEDGAHTLTLQGSVSHGLEFTLTRATAAIGQCTVEGATLQWGFKESFRTYIEGIAAGGWTLTDVDYRYPEYVWENGTGSFDDQTLTGLVGFGGSIAFTGHGGALNTTLSNARLELAGDTGYLVFDVLGTTQDGQGVDQQGVRFAEFALGDSAVVDGMLSLTALPATLTEAGAAAFGTYGAGEELDPVTASIPVPAACGVAAEDEPEEESQGTAAAASVTAVADVEGAPVWPWIVGGLVIVALGAGAGVLIARRNRANAEGADATTGA
- a CDS encoding iron ABC transporter permease, producing the protein MTGEVVTRTPATHRGLRFTLVVVGLVAALVVTCIASITSGQYALSPTDLLGVLLKGVGIDTAWAPTSAADYGVIYNLRLPRLALGILVGAALAVSGVLMQAIFGNPLADAGVVGVSSGAALGAAASITLGLASFGMWTTPVFAFLGGLAAVLAVYFISRSGGRTEVVTLLLTGIAINAIAGAGMAFLTFLGTTSTREQIVFWQLGSLNGALWSNAALVAPLVAVGVIVALLVAGRLDLFALGERTARHLGVNVEALRMVVIVTVAVLVCAAVAFAGIIGFAGLVVPHLMRMLIGPAHLPLVISSALGGALLIALADLVARTAVPLADLPIGMITSLVGGPFFLWLLVRTRRRSGGWA
- a CDS encoding CoA pyrophosphatase, translating into MTENPETLHGARAELIAAAQRADGWAKPFPPLVGDAHPASVLVLFGRLDSTPARTDEATVAADLDVLLQRRAATLSSHPGQVSFPGGRREEQDADAVATALREAQEETGLDPAGVEVLATLGELPLAASNHVVTPVLAWWRSPSRVAAVDHAETVEVFRVPVAQLLDPETRFTSRLHRFGRTWRGPAFDVDGTVVWGFTAMVLDALFDAAGWTQDWDRSVERPIDL
- a CDS encoding heme ABC transporter ATP-binding protein; translated protein: MNATEGAVRLQARGVTMRIGGARAILDDASIDVRAGEIHALVGPNGAGKSTLFGVLAGDLVPLAGDVLLDGTPLAGIRSPDLARARAVLLQENAVSFPFTAEQVVRMGRAPWARTDAAEDDDQRVAAAMAATEVTALATRPVTSLSGGERARVALARVIAQSTGILLLDEPTAALDLKHHEDVMRLVRGQADAGDAVALVLHDLNAALAHADRVTLLADGRVAATGTPAEVLTAERIQAVYGQPVDVFPHPVTGVPLVVARR